From one Lycium barbarum isolate Lr01 chromosome 6, ASM1917538v2, whole genome shotgun sequence genomic stretch:
- the LOC132645839 gene encoding FCS-Like Zinc finger 3: MKASALYYTGCEEHHYQPHFLDACSLCQRTLAHNHDIFMYRGDTPFCSQECRQEQIEMDEANERKWKIAASKRSSRTKTETPAKETDANKAVRNGTVAVA; this comes from the exons ATGAAGGCAAGTGCACTGTACTACACTGGATGTGAAGAACACCACTACCAACCTCATTTTCTTGATGCTTGTTCTCTTTGCCAGAGAACCTTGGCTCACAACCATGACATCTTCATGTATAG aGGGGATACGCCATTTTGTAGCCAAGAATGCAGACAAGAGCAAATAGAAATGGATGAAGCTAATGAAAGAAAATGGAAAATTGCAGCATCAAAGAGATCATCAAGAACAAAAACAGAGACCCCCGCTAAAGAAACTGATGCAAATAAAGCTGTACGGAATGGCACAGTTGCAGTGGCTTGA